One window of Schistocerca cancellata isolate TAMUIC-IGC-003103 chromosome 9, iqSchCanc2.1, whole genome shotgun sequence genomic DNA carries:
- the LOC126100315 gene encoding uncharacterized protein LOC126100315 encodes MLGRKRAAQAAAQWLLLLLLMLGASAARGRKEDRPTDEEVANLRRNMTDNSLLLFPGGDLPPLLCEMTKDSSERLSHPADFYALARVGFIMYCNFLADEADTSRLVRVNEIKLDKVFGWSDDDGHFGNYQPKRDLNSAACTLDSQMPAGFFDFLALRPHQQDTLRCYGNPAGETALLWFRGFPTVLCTMDAELELRGAYAFTLPGIAGEPFRCAFAPYTAVPMAEELASQERLHRSLTERYVPRGATKFPRYNCTEGGGAEGDGAGAGEGDPSGAAVSGSPHFRAQSPSGVLYKCIFLL; translated from the coding sequence ATGCTGGGAAGGAAGAGAGCGGCGCAGGCGGCGGCgcagtggctgctgctgctgctgctgatgctggggGCGTCGGCGGCGCGCGGCAGGAAGGAGGACCGGCCCACCGACGAGGAGGTGGCCAACCTGCGCAGGAACATGACGGACAACAGCCTGCTGCTGTTCCCGGGCGGCGACCTGCCGCCGCTGCTCTGCGAGATGACCAAGGACAGCAGCGAGCGCCTCAGCCACCCGGCCGACTTCTACGCGCTCGCCAGGGTCGGCTTCATCATGTACTGCAACTTCCTGGCCGACGAGGCGGACACCTCGCGCCTGGTGCGCGTCAACGAGATCAAGCTGGACAAGGTGTTCGGCTGGAGCGACGACGACGGCCACTTCGGCAACTACCAGCCGAAGCGCGACCTCAACTCGGCGGCGTGCACGCTCGACTCGCAGATGCCGGCCGGCTTCTTCGACTTCCTGGCGCTGCGGCCGCACCAGCAGGACACGCTGCGCTGCTACGGCAACCCGGCGGGCGAGACGGCGCTGCTGTGGTTCCGCGGCTTCCCCACCGTGCTCTGCACCATGGACGCCGAGCTGGAGCTGCGCGGCGCCTACGCCTTCACGCTGCCCGGCATCGCGGGCGAGCCGTTCCGGTGCGCGTTCGCGCCCTACACGGCGGTGCCCATGGCCGAGGAGCTGGCGTCGCAGGAGCGGCTGCACCGCTCGCTGACCGAGCGCTACGTGCCGCGGGGCGCCACCAAGTTCCCGCGCTACAACTGCACCGAGGGCGGCGGCGCCGAAGGcgacggcgccggcgccggcgaggGCGACCCCAGCGGAGCGGCCGTGTCCGGCAGCCCGCACTTCCGGGCGCAGTCTCCCTCGGGAGTCCTCTACAAGTGCATTTTCCTCCTCTAA